One genomic region from Drosophila busckii strain San Diego stock center, stock number 13000-0081.31 chromosome 3R, ASM1175060v1, whole genome shotgun sequence encodes:
- the LOC108602035 gene encoding esterase-5B, protein MIGACLCFVLVAAVSANPLLVQTRYGQLQGVDNGNYYSYESIPYAEPPLGELRFEPPQPYKQQWQQTFNATQAPVPCLQWSLFVREDNKLLGEEDCLFVNIYKPKRVERQSFPVVVLIHGGAFMFGGAVYNGHERIMESGNVMLVKVSYRLGPLGFLSAGDSNLPGNLGLKDVRLAIKWIKQNIGSFAGEPENIVLLGHSAGAAAAHFLTFDESAKDLMKSVISIGGSALHKWALRPINMTQVFALGHYVGCEVTNCTKKLKSCLQSKDAKDIVSAVRHFLVFGYVPIIPFGPTIEPSEVAERAISTFPEKLIKDGKVAPIPWTVSYTSHEGVFYSAMLLQKQADGSELIEVLNTQWNELAPYLLFYDNIWLSEKQRYEMSAQLKAQYMADRSFNIANYAYVERIFTDAIYRNGTQAAMQLYRQHVKSPHYAYVYDTPADNGLAQWLAQRTDIKFGAAHGDDMFMIFESPLRAPLRADEQQITKHFIKMIEDAAQTDGIMAYSNCVFQNNAGQSQLQLMAIRSNGCENLQVDALL, encoded by the exons ATGATCGGAGCGTGCTTATGTTTCGTCTTGGTAGCTGCAGTGTCAGCCAATCCGTTGCTGGTGCAAACCCGCTACGGACAACTGCAAGGAGTTGACAATGGAAACTACTACAGCTATGAGTCCATACCCTATGCTGAGCCACCGCTGGGCGAACTTCGCTTTGAGCCGCCGCAGCCGTATaaacagcagtggcagcaaacTTTTAATGCTACGCAAGCGCCTGTGCCTTGCCTGCAGTGGAGTCTGTTTGTCAGAGAGGATAACAAGCTGCTGGGCGAGGAGGATTGCCTGTTTGTTAATATCTATAAGCCCAAGCGTGTCGAACGCCAGAGCTTTCCAGTGGTGGTGCTTATACATGGCGGCGCCTTCATGTTCGGTGGTGCAGTCTACAATGGCCACGAGCGTATAATGGAGAGTGGCAATGTAATGTTGGTCAAAGTGAGCTACAGACTGGGACCGCTGGGATTCTTAAGCGCAGGCGATAGCAACTTGCCTGGTAATCTGGGACTCAAGGATGTGCGTCTGGCGATCAAGTGGATTAAGCAAAACATTGGCAGCTTTGCTGGTGAGCCCGAGAATATTGTGCTGCTGGGTCATTCAgctggtgctgcagctgcgcattTCTTGACGTTCGATGAGAGCGCCAAGGATCTGATGAAGTCAGTCATATCTATTGGTGGCTCTGCCTTGCATAAATGGGCACTGCGTCCCATTAATATGACGCAAGTCTTTGCGCTGGGGCATTATGTTGGCTGTGAAGTGACGAATTGCACAAAGAAACTTAAGAGCTGCCTGCAGTCTAAGGATGCCAAGGATATTGTTAGCGCTGTGCGTCACTTTCTTGTGTTTGGCTATGTGCCAATTATTCCCTTTGGTCCAACTATAGAGCCAAGCGAAGTGGCTGAGCGTGCTATCAGCACATTTCCCGAAAAGCTTATTAAGGACGGCAAGGTGGCGCCCATACCTTGGACTGTGTCCTACACCTCGCATGAGGGCGTCTTCTATTCTGCcatgctgctgcaaaagcaaGCCGATGGCAGTGAGCTGATTGAGGTGCTTAATACGCAGTGGAATGAGCTGGCGccttacttattattttacgATAACATTTGGCTGAGCGAGAAGCAAAGATATGAAATGTCTGCGCAACTTAAAGCTCAGTATATGGCTGATCGCAGCTTCAACATAGCTAACTACGCTTATGTGGAGCGCATTTTCACGGATGCAATTTATAGAAATGGCACGCAAGCGGCAATGCAGCTGTATCGCCAGCATGTCAAAAGtccacattacgcatacgtctATGACACTCCAGCGGATAATGGATTGGCGCAGTGGCTGGCGCAGCGCACGGATATTAAATTTG GCGCTGCGCATGGCGACGACATGTTTATGATATTCGAATCCCCGCTACGCGCGCCATTGCGAGCTGatgaacaacaaataacaaagcatttcattaaaatgaTTGAGGATGCTGCGCAGACTGATGGCATTATGGCTTATAGCAACTGCGTCTTTCAGAACAATGCTGGACAGTCGCAGTTACAGCTGATGGCGATTAGAAGCAACGGCTGCGAGAATTTGCAAGTCGATGCGCTTTTGTAA